The genomic region TCTCTAGGTATTAATGGCGGAGAAACTAACTCCCAAGGAAATTGATTTTGAGCCGCTTGAACTCTTAAAGTTTCTCGCTGGCTTAATAACTGATTCAGAATTTGAGTAGCACGCTCTAGTTCTACTTGTAGATCGCTGTATTGACGAGCTATAGCCGGAAATTCTTGCGCTTGTAACTCCAAATTAGCTCTAGTTTGAGCTAGAACTTGGTTGCGGACTTCAAGAATTTGAATTTGATCGGCTGTATCCAGCAGTCTAGCAGTCAATCCCTGACGCAAATTGCTTTCGGGTTGCTGAACCCCATCTGACTGGGTTTGACTACCAACAACCTTTTGCTTTTGCTGATTGAGTAAAGATACTAATTGATTTCTTTTAGATTCTAAATCTTGGATTTGAGGACTAGTGGGGAGGAACCTCGTCGATTCCACGGCAATTTGACTTTCTATCTGTTTAATTTGCGTAAATAAAGTTTGATATGTAGTATCTTGGGTCAAATTAGTGGCTGCGATCGCTTCTTGGGGAGTTAATTGTAGTTTCTTCTGTAAACTAGCATAAGTTGTTCTCAACTCTCGTAACTCTCTTTGTACATCTTGCTGTTGACTTGTAGCCGCACGAGCCTGGGTAAACAGTTCCTCTCCCCTGGTTCTAGGATCGGTTAGCTGGTATTTTTGTTGTAGCTTTTGCAGTTCTGCCTGGATCGTATCAACTCGCTTTCTCAAGTCTGGAATTTGCTCATCAATAAACTTAACCGCCTCTCCAATTCTTGTCTTGCGTTGGTTGAGACTATACTCCAAAAATTTTTCTGAAGTCGTTTGGATCACAAAATCCGCTACTTCTGGATTTGTATCTTGGTAACTAACTTGAATAATCTTGGTTTGATCTAGTTTAGTTTTTCCAGATACCCGCTCTACCACCAAACCATATCTCAGTCTACCGAAGCCAAATGTGGGATATCTAGTTTTGACTTTTTCCACTATTTCTTTAAGTAGATCGTACCCTTGCAATATTCTTAATTGGGTGGCATAGTCTAGACCAACACTCTGGCTGCTGTCTCTAGCTCCACCAGCTATAGTTGTCGGATCTGTAGCTCTGTCTTCTTTGGTTAGGGGTTCGACCAGTATTTGAAAGCCACCTTGGTACACTAATGGGTCGCGGGTTGCCCAAAACCAAGCTCCTAAAGTAGATAGACCAGTGATGCCTGCAATCAGTAAAGCGTGTCTTTGGAGCAGTCGGAGCCAGGGGCGAATGCTGAGTCCCTTTGGAGAAGACGATTTAAGATCGTCTTGTTGCTCTAATTGCCAGTCTTTTGCTGATTCCATAAATCAATGACGCTTGCTAAATGTAAGAATGTTGCTAGTGAGAATAACTTTACACGAGACTTTTGCGCTGCTACTTTTGGGGATTTAGTCTATTTTTTGAGCATTGATTGACTGACATTTCTACAATTATCGACAATTAAAATTTCCAATAATTATATAATTGCTACTTCAATTTAAGATTAAATGTTTAACCAGACATCACTTGATGAAAATAATTCATCACCTCAATATTGTAGGTAAGTACTCCTACTATAAACTGGGTTATATTGTGTGGACTACTCACTAAATATATTCTCTAAATCAAGGATGACACAAACTATAAGAAAGTGTCATCTTCTAGCAAATCTGTGACAAAGCCTATCTTCTCGTGGCATAACTAGGTATTAGGATAATTCCTCAGCGAATCAGCATCTAAATTGGGTATGCAAGAGATTTGGAACACAGCTATCAAGCCCTCTCCTCTGTTTTTGAAGCTCCTGGAGCCATACCCAGATAAAATTTAAATGCACCACAACTTAGCTCTAGGTGCGTGTTAGCTTAAAGTTGCCAATTGTAGTCATTTAATTCTTAAAGTAAAGAGGTATGAAAATTATCCCGACCAAGATTCCTGATGTGTGGATTATAGAACCGCGAGTATTTGCTGATAATCGCGGATTTTTTTATGAAAGCTATAATCATAGAGAATTTACCCAAAAAATAGCTCCGGATATTCAATTTGTCCAGGATAATCACTCTCGTTCTGGAAACGGTGTCTTACGGGGACTCCACTACCAGATTCAGCAACCCCAAGGGAAATTAGTCAGAGTCATAACTGGAAGTGTGTTTGATGTTGCGGTTGACTTGAGAAAAAGTTCTCCAAATTTTGGCGACTGGGTGGGGGTAGAGTTAACGGCTGAGAATAAACAGCAGTTGTGGATTCCTCCTGGGTTTGCTCATGGCTTTCTAGTGACTTCACCAGTGGTAGAAGTATTGTACAAAGCGACCGATTATTATGCTCCTGAGCATGAAAGATGCATTCTTTGGAACGATCCAGATATTGGGATTGATTGGTCGGGAATTGGCGAGCCAATTCTCTCTGCTAAAGACCAATCTGGTCAATTTTTACGGGAAGCAGAGGTATTTTCGTGAATCGTATTTTGCTAATCGGATCTGATGGACAATTAGGACAAGAACTCCAAGAAACTTTAAAGAGGGTAGAACTATTCCCAGTCAACCGTCAACAATTAGATTTGAGCGAACCAAAGAAGATTAGAGAACTAGTTGAGGAAGTCCAACCACAGATTATTATCAACGCAGCAGCTTATACGGCTGTAGACAAAGCGGAAACTGAACCGGATCTAGCTACTTCAGTTAATGGAACCGCTCCCACCATCATGGCACAGGTAGCCCAAGAGCAAAATGCATTTCTCATCCATGTTTCGACCGATTATGTATTTGATGGGACGAAAAGTACTCCTTACGTTGAATTAGACTCCACAAATCCACTCAATGTTTACGGTCATTCCAAGTTGATGGGAGAACAAGGAATTCAAGCTCACACAGATCGATACATTTTACTGAGAACTGCTTGGGTTTATGGAGAATTTGGGAAAGCTAATTTTGTCAAAACTATGTTGAGGTTATTTGGAGATAAAGAGGAGGTAAAAGTAGTCGCCGATCAAGCTGGAACTCCTACTTGGACTGGGGATATTGCTGAGGTAATAGCTAAGTTGAGCGATCGCATTGCCGAAAATTTGGGTGATGCAGCC from Merismopedia glauca CCAP 1448/3 harbors:
- the rfbC gene encoding dTDP-4-dehydrorhamnose 3,5-epimerase, giving the protein MKIIPTKIPDVWIIEPRVFADNRGFFYESYNHREFTQKIAPDIQFVQDNHSRSGNGVLRGLHYQIQQPQGKLVRVITGSVFDVAVDLRKSSPNFGDWVGVELTAENKQQLWIPPGFAHGFLVTSPVVEVLYKATDYYAPEHERCILWNDPDIGIDWSGIGEPILSAKDQSGQFLREAEVFS
- a CDS encoding GumC family protein, whose protein sequence is MESAKDWQLEQQDDLKSSSPKGLSIRPWLRLLQRHALLIAGITGLSTLGAWFWATRDPLVYQGGFQILVEPLTKEDRATDPTTIAGGARDSSQSVGLDYATQLRILQGYDLLKEIVEKVKTRYPTFGFGRLRYGLVVERVSGKTKLDQTKIIQVSYQDTNPEVADFVIQTTSEKFLEYSLNQRKTRIGEAVKFIDEQIPDLRKRVDTIQAELQKLQQKYQLTDPRTRGEELFTQARAATSQQQDVQRELRELRTTYASLQKKLQLTPQEAIAATNLTQDTTYQTLFTQIKQIESQIAVESTRFLPTSPQIQDLESKRNQLVSLLNQQKQKVVGSQTQSDGVQQPESNLRQGLTARLLDTADQIQILEVRNQVLAQTRANLELQAQEFPAIARQYSDLQVELERATQILNQLLSQRETLRVQAAQNQFPWELVSPPLIPRDGEGNAIPNDIDPKKKLFVGFGGGLLLGLAAALAIERYRNKFYTAEDIKDLTKLPILGEIPFRPDLRNLATSNVLKEPVDSSNYNSYVNKEFVQSFDLLHAKLKFLYPERPLRSLLVCSAEARDGKSTVALYLAQAAAAAGQRVLLVDANLQLPYLHELLNLPNDRGLTDILSNRLAPKDPIQRSPLPAGQSPQVDNLFVLTSGKVSPTSSRLLESTYMQSCVKELQSTFDLVIYDSSDISSHPDANLLSAHVDGAILVVSLMKSHRSVVVDVVDQINSYKFPLWGIVVNKMASSRTPIRDNDPNLPEETSLEIASEEPLVEDRIGEKPEFKS
- the rfbD gene encoding dTDP-4-dehydrorhamnose reductase; this translates as MNRILLIGSDGQLGQELQETLKRVELFPVNRQQLDLSEPKKIRELVEEVQPQIIINAAAYTAVDKAETEPDLATSVNGTAPTIMAQVAQEQNAFLIHVSTDYVFDGTKSTPYVELDSTNPLNVYGHSKLMGEQGIQAHTDRYILLRTAWVYGEFGKANFVKTMLRLFGDKEEVKVVADQAGTPTWTGDIAEVIAKLSDRIAENLGDAARLQSLAGIYHYTNSGIASWYDLAVAIYEEAEALGLPMKLQRLVPISTPEYPTLAQRPAYSVLSSQKVSSLLSGYPPQWRQSLRKMLVGYISN